The proteins below are encoded in one region of Passer domesticus isolate bPasDom1 chromosome 22, bPasDom1.hap1, whole genome shotgun sequence:
- the AGTRAP gene encoding type-1 angiotensin II receptor-associated protein isoform X1 yields MELPAVSLKAIILVHWLLTVWGCMNYMLPLSYAWGNFSVLAVGIWAIVQRDSLDAITMFLAGLLLTVLTDIIHISIFYPSHDFLSDAKRFSIGMAIFSLLLKPVSCYLVYRMYRERGGEYTFNIGVTSAGQDQSTYEPIGQPDSPPQWPSSGKAAQPPY; encoded by the exons ATGGAGCTGCCGGCCGTCAGCCTCAAG GCTATCATTCTGGTACATTGGCTGCTCACAGTGTG GGGATGCATGAATTACATGTTGCCACTCTCCTATGCCTGGGGAAATTTCAGTGTCCTTGCAGTGGGGATCTGGGCCATTGTGCAGCGAGATTCCCTTGATGCCATAACTATG TTCTTGGCTGGCCTGCTGCTCACAGTCCTCACAGACATCATTCACATCTCCATCTTCTACCCTTCCCACGACTTCCTCAGTGATGCGAAGCGGTTCAGTATAGGCATGGCCATCTTCAGTCTCCTCCTCAAGCCCGTGTCCTGCTATTTGGTGTATCGGATGTATCGGGAGCGTGGAGGGGAGTACACCTTCAACATAG GTGTCACCAGTGCAGGCCAGGACCAGAGCACCTACGAGCCCATTGGTCAGCCAGACTCGCCTCCACAGTGGCCTTCCTCAGGCAAGGCAGCCCAGCCACCCTACTGA
- the AGTRAP gene encoding type-1 angiotensin II receptor-associated protein isoform X2, whose translation MNYMLPLSYAWGNFSVLAVGIWAIVQRDSLDAITMFLAGLLLTVLTDIIHISIFYPSHDFLSDAKRFSIGMAIFSLLLKPVSCYLVYRMYRERGGEYTFNIGVTSAGQDQSTYEPIGQPDSPPQWPSSGKAAQPPY comes from the exons ATGAATTACATGTTGCCACTCTCCTATGCCTGGGGAAATTTCAGTGTCCTTGCAGTGGGGATCTGGGCCATTGTGCAGCGAGATTCCCTTGATGCCATAACTATG TTCTTGGCTGGCCTGCTGCTCACAGTCCTCACAGACATCATTCACATCTCCATCTTCTACCCTTCCCACGACTTCCTCAGTGATGCGAAGCGGTTCAGTATAGGCATGGCCATCTTCAGTCTCCTCCTCAAGCCCGTGTCCTGCTATTTGGTGTATCGGATGTATCGGGAGCGTGGAGGGGAGTACACCTTCAACATAG GTGTCACCAGTGCAGGCCAGGACCAGAGCACCTACGAGCCCATTGGTCAGCCAGACTCGCCTCCACAGTGGCCTTCCTCAGGCAAGGCAGCCCAGCCACCCTACTGA